The following are encoded together in the Deinococcus soli (ex Cha et al. 2016) genome:
- the priA gene encoding replication restart helicase PriA — protein MTPPAPPLLDSWLVVVNLPIGPCGFAPPHGWTGAAPLGCRVLVPWRGALEVGLVVGNGDGRGVHRLREAVHVLDDPTSPWVTPATVSGVQGWAADARIPAGLIWGDLLGVGWQPEVTHMVRAVEGADLSVFARRPPTDRWTDAGAFPDALLDAIREQGLLEERFTPRPRMRGAVAARPLDEVPAGNRTATVLSAVTPAPAGLTAKQAQAAMWLAEHGPCDTLSAWAKGAGVSSGVVTAALNAGGAEYTLVDAPPPPAWAWLHEHGPVDTYAAWANSASADGVPLTPTQAGTLALRGWADTTLVPQPPPALPEPHPQPDPAGAPDPLPEAPVWRLHGGRARARFALLAPRVTRLLTQGRSVLILAPDHATLRRAWEGLSGLAAHAGTRAVQLTGTLSEPQRAHTWQLIRTGEARLVIGSGHALAAPLDDLALIIVLEEASDAHKLLSGSRAFLPDLATRIAAAHDAALALVGTTPAAESVPHPGAVLPPPRARVHVVDYANPPEQAELGPLSSVHLRLGDQGYPLSHDLARVLRQVQERGRQAALLAPRRGYSALLRCPGCDHTPQCRNCDVPLRFHREGRQLTCHQCGYHQPIPERCDQCGDPMWQARGPGTEWIAQEVQKLLPGFPVYRLDRDRQDDLTPLMRGESGVVIGTQLLLSHEPPPDLALIGVTLADTWLNVSDFRASERYHRLLRQLAEWHPTRAPMILVQTFQADHPALKVMVDGRDTLAYPAAEERARAALNYPPHARLAQIEISARDQHKAQAAAQDLADALHGAGATAHEVLGPAPSPVARVRGVYPYHLFLRARNDTRLGELLRILDTRTWKAKIRVDVNPRGGL, from the coding sequence GTGACGCCGCCCGCCCCTCCCCTTCTGGATTCGTGGCTGGTGGTCGTGAACCTGCCCATTGGGCCCTGCGGTTTCGCCCCGCCGCACGGCTGGACGGGCGCGGCGCCGCTGGGCTGCCGGGTGCTGGTGCCGTGGCGTGGCGCGCTGGAGGTCGGGCTGGTCGTCGGAAACGGGGACGGGCGCGGCGTGCACCGCCTGCGCGAGGCCGTGCACGTCCTCGACGACCCCACGAGTCCCTGGGTGACCCCGGCGACCGTGTCGGGCGTGCAGGGCTGGGCGGCGGACGCCCGCATTCCCGCCGGGCTGATCTGGGGTGACCTGCTGGGCGTGGGCTGGCAGCCCGAGGTGACGCACATGGTCCGCGCGGTGGAGGGCGCGGACCTGAGCGTGTTCGCGCGCCGCCCACCCACCGACCGCTGGACGGACGCGGGCGCCTTCCCGGACGCGCTGCTGGACGCCATCCGCGAGCAGGGGCTGCTGGAGGAACGCTTCACGCCCCGCCCCCGGATGCGCGGCGCGGTCGCCGCCCGCCCGCTGGATGAGGTGCCCGCCGGGAACCGCACCGCGACGGTCCTGAGCGCCGTGACCCCGGCCCCGGCGGGCCTGACGGCGAAGCAGGCGCAGGCCGCCATGTGGCTGGCGGAGCACGGCCCCTGCGACACGCTGAGCGCCTGGGCGAAGGGCGCGGGCGTCAGCAGCGGCGTGGTGACGGCGGCCCTGAACGCGGGCGGCGCCGAGTACACGCTGGTCGATGCCCCACCACCCCCCGCCTGGGCGTGGTTGCACGAGCACGGCCCGGTGGACACGTACGCCGCGTGGGCGAACAGCGCCTCGGCGGACGGGGTGCCGCTGACCCCCACGCAGGCGGGCACGCTGGCCCTGCGCGGCTGGGCCGACACCACCCTGGTCCCGCAGCCCCCACCCGCCCTGCCGGAACCGCACCCGCAGCCCGACCCCGCCGGGGCGCCCGACCCGCTGCCGGAAGCGCCGGTGTGGCGGCTGCACGGGGGCCGCGCCCGCGCGCGCTTCGCGCTGCTCGCCCCGCGCGTCACGCGGCTGCTCACGCAGGGGCGGAGCGTGCTGATCCTCGCGCCGGACCACGCGACGCTCCGCCGCGCCTGGGAGGGCCTCTCCGGCCTCGCCGCGCACGCGGGTACGCGGGCCGTGCAGCTGACCGGCACCCTCAGCGAGCCGCAGCGCGCCCACACCTGGCAGCTCATCCGCACGGGCGAGGCCCGGCTCGTCATCGGCAGCGGGCACGCGCTGGCCGCCCCGCTGGACGACCTCGCGCTGATCATCGTGCTGGAGGAGGCCAGCGACGCGCACAAGCTCCTGAGCGGCAGCCGCGCGTTCCTGCCGGACCTCGCCACGCGCATCGCCGCCGCGCACGACGCCGCCCTGGCCCTGGTGGGCACCACGCCCGCCGCCGAGAGCGTCCCGCACCCCGGCGCGGTCCTCCCGCCGCCGCGCGCCCGCGTGCACGTCGTCGATTACGCCAACCCACCCGAGCAGGCCGAACTGGGACCGCTATCCAGCGTCCACCTGCGCCTCGGGGATCAGGGGTACCCCCTCAGCCACGACCTCGCCCGCGTGCTGCGGCAGGTGCAGGAACGCGGCCGTCAGGCGGCCCTCCTCGCGCCCCGGCGGGGGTACAGCGCCCTGCTGCGCTGCCCGGGCTGCGACCACACCCCGCAGTGCCGCAACTGCGACGTCCCGCTGCGCTTCCACCGCGAGGGGCGGCAGCTCACCTGCCACCAGTGCGGGTACCACCAGCCCATCCCCGAACGCTGCGACCAGTGCGGCGATCCCATGTGGCAGGCGCGCGGCCCCGGCACCGAATGGATTGCGCAGGAGGTGCAGAAACTCCTCCCCGGCTTCCCCGTCTACCGCCTCGACCGGGACCGCCAGGATGACCTCACGCCCCTGATGCGCGGCGAGAGTGGTGTGGTCATCGGCACGCAACTCCTGCTGTCGCACGAACCGCCCCCGGACCTCGCCCTGATCGGCGTGACCCTGGCCGACACGTGGCTGAACGTCAGCGACTTCCGCGCCAGCGAACGCTACCACCGCCTGCTGCGCCAGCTCGCCGAGTGGCACCCCACTCGCGCGCCCATGATCCTCGTGCAGACCTTCCAGGCCGACCACCCCGCCCTGAAAGTCATGGTGGACGGCCGCGACACCCTCGCGTACCCCGCCGCCGAGGAACGCGCCCGCGCCGCCCTGAACTACCCCCCCCACGCCCGCCTCGCGCAGATCGAGATCAGCGCCCGCGACCAGCACAAGGCGCAGGCCGCCGCGCAGGACCTCGCCGACGCCCTCCACGGCGCCGGCGCCACCGCCCACGAGGTCCTCGGCCCCGCGCCCAGCCCGGTCGCCCGCGTGCGCGGCGTGTACCCCTACCACCTCTTCCTGCGCGCCCGCAACGACACCCGCCTCGGCGAACTCCTGCGCATCCTCGACACCCGAACCTGGAAAGCGAAGATCAGGGTGGACGTCAACCCGAGGGGCGGGCTGTAA
- a CDS encoding ABC transporter ATP-binding protein — protein MPAPSPSVLRRLYGLLNPYRRTVGAGLLLLLGSVAAELYPPLVWIRVVDHGIPNRDWTFIGWQLVLLVAVFGVQQALSAWRGLLLERAGQAFTRDLRLTLYRKLQGQSAAYFEGQRTGDLIARVTGDVDALQDVLVRGTDAVLANALRLIGVIGIFIALQPLLGILTTLPMIAVALMLRRYARTVRPAYRAARARLGDLSALITDRLSGIRVVQGFAREDAEAERIRALGDELYAEGVKAVTIRNRAFPRARFVGNLGNVIMLGGGAWLIMAGQFTLGGLLAYRGYGRYFYGPIDDLVNIGDLLQRAEASGRRVFEVLDAPVPVQDRPGAQPLPQPVRGDLRFENVTFGYDPARPILRDVTLHIPAGQRVALLGESGAGKSTLLALVTRTFDPQHGRVTLDGHDLRDLTLRSLRENAAVMAQDTFLFHDTVLNNVRYARPDATDAEVDAALRAAHAHTFVHALPDGLQTVVGERGVRLSGGQRQRLSIARTLLARPSLLLLDEPTSAVDAESETQVVAALDELTRGRTALIVTHRPSLARTADRVIVLAGGMIVEDGHPDTLRRRGGAYAMLER, from the coding sequence ATGCCTGCCCCCAGTCCGTCCGTGTTGCGCCGCCTGTACGGGCTGCTGAATCCGTACCGCCGCACGGTGGGCGCGGGGCTGCTGCTGCTGCTGGGAAGCGTGGCGGCGGAACTGTACCCGCCGCTCGTGTGGATCCGCGTGGTGGATCACGGCATTCCGAACCGCGACTGGACGTTCATCGGGTGGCAGCTGGTCCTGCTGGTGGCGGTGTTCGGCGTGCAGCAGGCGCTGTCCGCGTGGCGGGGGCTACTGCTGGAACGGGCGGGGCAGGCCTTCACGCGCGACCTGCGCCTGACGCTGTACCGGAAGTTGCAGGGGCAGTCGGCGGCGTACTTCGAGGGGCAGCGCACCGGGGACCTGATCGCCCGCGTGACGGGGGACGTGGACGCGCTGCAGGACGTGCTGGTGCGCGGCACGGACGCCGTGCTGGCGAACGCCCTGCGCCTCATCGGGGTGATCGGGATCTTCATCGCCCTGCAACCGCTGCTGGGCATCCTGACGACCCTGCCGATGATCGCCGTGGCGCTCATGCTGCGCCGCTACGCGCGCACGGTGCGGCCCGCATACCGCGCGGCGCGCGCCCGCCTGGGGGACCTGAGCGCGCTGATCACGGACCGCCTGAGCGGCATCCGCGTGGTGCAGGGCTTCGCGCGGGAGGACGCCGAGGCCGAGCGCATCCGCGCCCTCGGGGACGAGCTGTACGCCGAGGGCGTGAAGGCCGTCACCATCCGCAACCGCGCCTTCCCCCGCGCGCGCTTCGTGGGGAACCTGGGGAACGTGATCATGCTGGGCGGCGGCGCGTGGCTGATCATGGCCGGGCAGTTCACGCTCGGCGGCCTCCTCGCGTACCGGGGCTACGGGCGGTACTTCTACGGTCCGATCGACGACCTCGTGAACATCGGCGACCTGCTCCAGCGGGCCGAGGCGAGCGGACGGCGGGTGTTCGAGGTGCTCGACGCGCCCGTCCCCGTGCAGGACCGGCCCGGCGCGCAGCCCCTGCCGCAGCCCGTGCGGGGCGACCTGCGCTTCGAGAACGTCACGTTCGGGTACGACCCCGCCCGGCCCATCCTGCGGGACGTGACGCTGCACATTCCCGCCGGGCAGCGCGTCGCCCTCCTCGGCGAGAGCGGGGCGGGCAAGAGCACCCTCCTGGCCCTCGTCACCCGCACCTTCGACCCGCAGCACGGGCGCGTGACGCTCGACGGGCACGACCTGCGCGACCTCACGCTGCGCAGCCTGCGCGAGAACGCCGCCGTCATGGCGCAGGACACCTTCCTGTTCCACGACACCGTGCTGAACAACGTCCGCTACGCCCGCCCGGACGCCACCGATGCCGAGGTGGACGCCGCCCTGCGCGCCGCGCACGCTCACACCTTCGTCCACGCCCTCCCCGACGGCCTCCAGACCGTCGTCGGGGAACGCGGCGTGCGGCTCAGCGGTGGGCAACGCCAGCGGCTCTCCATCGCCCGCACGCTGCTGGCCCGGCCCAGCCTCCTCCTGCTCGACGAACCCACCAGCGCCGTGGACGCCGAGAGCGAAACCCAGGTCGTCGCCGCGCTGGACGAGCTCACGCGCGGCCGCACCGCGCTGATCGTCACGCACCGCCCCAGCCTCGCCCGCACCGCCGACCGCGTCATCGTCCTCGCGGGCGGCATGATCGTCGAGGACGGCCACCCCGACACCCTCCGCCGACGCGGCGGCGCGTACGCCATGCTGGAACGCTAG
- a CDS encoding CobW family GTP-binding protein: MTSARPDDRIPVVVVGGFLGAGKTTLVNHLIRSLPHRLGVIVNEFGAQGVDGSLIERLQDDVTELTAGCLCCTGRDDLLRALVTIAMREQKPDAVIVELSGVADPTPVLTTLLERSVRAAFRVTTLVAVVDARHALQTLREHPEAARQLAYANVVVLNKTDLADLALLEHAQGVLRGVNPLADLKRVEQGQIDAEALLARDDFDPRVLDGVDTRAAHTPGLKSFTLRADRPLDPYAWQRFMTDYLLSRPAEVLRAKGFLDLFGYPQRILFQAVRDLFTADAWEAGDGTSELVVIGRGLDRAEFEAAWAACLTPDPHDLIPD, from the coding sequence ATGACGAGTGCGCGGCCGGATGACCGGATTCCTGTGGTGGTGGTGGGCGGCTTTCTGGGGGCCGGGAAGACGACGCTGGTGAATCACCTGATCCGGTCGCTGCCGCACCGGCTGGGTGTGATCGTGAACGAGTTCGGCGCGCAGGGCGTGGACGGTTCCCTGATCGAGCGGCTGCAGGATGACGTGACGGAACTGACCGCCGGGTGCCTGTGCTGCACGGGCCGCGACGACCTGCTGCGGGCGCTGGTGACGATCGCCATGCGGGAGCAGAAGCCGGACGCGGTGATCGTGGAGCTGTCCGGCGTGGCCGACCCGACGCCGGTGCTGACGACGCTGCTGGAACGCTCGGTGCGCGCGGCGTTCCGCGTAACGACGCTCGTGGCGGTCGTGGACGCCCGGCACGCCCTGCAGACGCTGCGGGAGCATCCGGAGGCGGCGCGGCAGCTGGCGTACGCGAACGTGGTCGTGCTGAACAAGACCGACCTCGCCGACCTGGCCCTGCTGGAGCACGCGCAGGGCGTGCTGAGGGGCGTGAATCCGCTGGCGGACCTCAAGCGGGTGGAGCAGGGGCAGATTGACGCGGAAGCGCTGCTGGCCCGCGACGATTTCGACCCGCGCGTGCTGGACGGCGTGGATACCCGCGCGGCGCACACGCCGGGCCTGAAGTCCTTCACGCTGCGCGCCGACCGCCCCCTGGACCCATACGCGTGGCAGCGGTTCATGACCGACTACCTGCTGTCCCGCCCGGCGGAGGTCCTGCGTGCCAAGGGGTTCCTCGACCTGTTCGGGTACCCGCAGCGCATCCTGTTCCAGGCGGTGCGGGACCTGTTCACCGCCGACGCCTGGGAGGCTGGTGACGGCACGTCCGAACTCGTGGTGATCGGCCGGGGCCTGGACCGCGCGGAGTTCGAGGCCGCGTGGGCCGCGTGCCTGACACCCGACCCGCACGACCTCATCCCGGACTGA
- a CDS encoding tetratricopeptide repeat protein — protein sequence MRPNLLTLTATLALTAPLQFAAAQTDTTQTTTTQTPAALAADARALADKARATYPRGSANIDQTLWKQAAAAAEAAVAAAPGNPEYLKLRANIYTEVGFWKQAETTWTAYFQAAPNAARNTPEAKSAATVQYNLGYAAYTRNQPDQAAKFFDTCLTFDPASAPCATWAARTALEAGQYTQARTLYDRALTLNPGDKTLTYFRSLTDKAAQYGPAATRAFSRAYGDLDAGRKAQALAGFQEAARSAPNFADAQREAGRLALDLDNTQAALDAYTALGALPGATASDRYNLALAQEAQTYGLQAVRTYRDAYAKYAAGNKAAAEEGFQAATQQNPRYAKAWAWLGRTRYERKDYPGAAAAYTQAVALDPTDKSSAYYLKLAQQGK from the coding sequence ATGCGACCCAACCTGCTGACCCTGACCGCCACCCTGGCCCTGACCGCGCCCCTGCAATTCGCCGCCGCACAGACCGACACCACCCAGACCACCACGACGCAGACGCCCGCCGCGCTCGCCGCCGACGCCCGCGCCCTGGCCGACAAGGCCCGCGCCACCTACCCCAGAGGCAGCGCGAACATCGACCAGACCCTCTGGAAGCAGGCTGCCGCCGCCGCCGAGGCCGCCGTCGCCGCCGCGCCCGGCAACCCTGAGTACCTGAAACTCCGCGCGAACATCTACACCGAGGTCGGCTTCTGGAAACAGGCGGAAACCACCTGGACCGCGTACTTCCAGGCGGCCCCGAACGCTGCGCGGAACACCCCCGAGGCGAAGAGCGCCGCCACGGTCCAGTACAACCTCGGGTACGCCGCGTACACCCGCAACCAGCCGGATCAGGCCGCGAAGTTCTTCGACACCTGCCTGACCTTCGACCCTGCCAGCGCCCCCTGCGCCACCTGGGCCGCCCGCACCGCGCTGGAAGCCGGGCAGTACACTCAGGCCCGCACCCTGTACGACCGCGCACTGACCCTGAACCCCGGCGACAAGACCCTCACGTACTTCCGCTCGCTGACCGACAAGGCCGCGCAGTACGGCCCCGCCGCCACCCGCGCCTTCAGCCGCGCGTACGGCGACCTGGACGCCGGACGCAAAGCCCAGGCCCTCGCCGGATTCCAGGAGGCCGCCCGCAGCGCCCCCAACTTCGCCGACGCGCAGCGCGAAGCCGGACGCCTCGCCCTGGACCTGGACAACACCCAGGCCGCGCTGGACGCGTACACGGCCCTGGGTGCCCTGCCCGGCGCGACCGCCAGCGACCGGTACAACCTCGCCCTGGCGCAGGAAGCGCAGACGTACGGCCTCCAGGCGGTCCGCACCTACCGCGACGCGTACGCCAAATACGCCGCCGGGAACAAGGCAGCCGCTGAAGAGGGCTTCCAGGCTGCCACCCAGCAGAATCCCAGGTACGCCAAGGCCTGGGCGTGGCTGGGCCGCACCCGCTACGAACGCAAGGACTACCCCGGTGCGGCCGCCGCATACACCCAGGCCGTCGCCCTGGACCCCACCGACAAGAGCAGCGCCTACTACCTGAAACTCGCCCAGCAGGGCAAGTAA
- the def gene encoding peptide deformylase, with the protein MSDPASPRVYPLRLYGDPVLRRKAKPLQATDTLTVPGFDPQTVRQVADTMLETMFEAHGVGLAAPQIGLPVRLFVAVEYEDDEEENEGQEKPLKSRVLRDFVMLNPLLKVIDKKKDRSYQEGCLSIPGIYEEGVPRARAVQVSYTDLDGAARVIEADDFLARVFQHEADHLDGVLFLDRLPAEVTEDYRKELLAIQQKSRTFLNDLAAHERQRKAGL; encoded by the coding sequence GTGAGCGACCCTGCCTCCCCCCGCGTGTACCCGCTGCGCCTGTACGGTGACCCCGTCCTGCGCCGCAAGGCCAAGCCCCTCCAGGCGACCGACACCCTGACCGTGCCGGGCTTCGATCCGCAGACGGTGCGTCAGGTGGCGGACACCATGCTGGAGACGATGTTCGAGGCGCATGGCGTGGGGCTGGCCGCGCCGCAGATCGGCCTGCCCGTGCGGCTGTTCGTGGCGGTCGAGTACGAGGACGACGAGGAGGAGAACGAGGGTCAGGAAAAGCCGCTGAAGTCCCGCGTGCTGCGTGACTTCGTGATGCTCAACCCGCTCCTGAAGGTCATCGACAAGAAGAAGGACCGCTCGTACCAGGAGGGGTGCCTGAGCATTCCCGGCATCTACGAGGAGGGCGTGCCGCGCGCCCGCGCGGTGCAGGTGAGTTACACCGACCTGGACGGCGCGGCCCGCGTGATCGAGGCGGATGATTTCCTGGCGCGGGTGTTCCAGCACGAGGCGGATCACCTGGACGGCGTGCTGTTCCTGGACCGCCTGCCCGCCGAGGTGACCGAGGACTACCGCAAGGAGCTGCTGGCGATCCAGCAGAAGTCCCGCACGTTCCTGAATGACCTGGCCGCGCATGAGCGGCAGCGCAAGGCGGGCCTTTGA
- the fmt gene encoding methionyl-tRNA formyltransferase, which translates to MTGGGPRVAFFGSPAFALPVLDAIREHFQVVLVVAQPDKPVGRGLKLTPPPVAARAAELGLPLAQPKKLRGNAAFEATLRESGADVAVTCAYGKILPLSVLNIPRYGFLNTHTSLLPAYRGSAPIQWALVNGEAVTGTTIMQTDEGMDTGPVLLQEALPIAPDWTSLDLADALSAQASRLIVQALSNLDGLSPTPQDEARATHAPMLVKEDGFVRWGDTAAQIVNRSRGVAAWPQTTAFLGGARLKLGGLSVTAGSGQPGEVLGVTESGLTVAARDGAVLIRTVQPEARKAQPAHTWAQGAGVTRGTRLDVWEPTQS; encoded by the coding sequence TTGACCGGCGGCGGGCCGCGCGTGGCGTTCTTCGGGTCGCCCGCGTTCGCGCTGCCGGTGCTGGACGCCATCCGCGAGCACTTTCAGGTGGTGCTGGTCGTCGCGCAGCCGGACAAGCCGGTGGGGCGCGGCCTGAAGCTGACGCCCCCACCCGTCGCGGCCCGCGCGGCAGAACTGGGCCTGCCCCTCGCGCAGCCCAAAAAACTGCGGGGGAACGCGGCATTCGAGGCGACGCTGCGTGAGTCCGGCGCGGACGTGGCGGTCACCTGCGCGTACGGGAAGATCCTGCCCCTGAGCGTGCTGAACATTCCCCGCTACGGGTTCCTGAACACGCACACCAGCCTGCTGCCCGCGTACCGGGGCTCCGCGCCGATCCAGTGGGCGCTGGTGAACGGCGAGGCGGTGACGGGCACGACGATCATGCAGACCGACGAGGGCATGGATACCGGCCCGGTGCTGCTTCAGGAGGCGCTGCCCATCGCGCCCGACTGGACCAGCCTCGACTTGGCGGACGCCCTGAGCGCGCAGGCGTCGCGGCTGATCGTGCAGGCCCTCTCTAACCTGGATGGCCTCTCCCCCACCCCGCAGGACGAGGCCAGGGCCACGCACGCGCCCATGCTCGTGAAGGAGGACGGCTTCGTCCGCTGGGGCGACACCGCCGCGCAGATCGTCAACCGCTCCCGGGGCGTGGCCGCGTGGCCGCAGACGACCGCGTTCCTGGGCGGCGCCCGCCTGAAACTCGGCGGCCTGAGCGTCACGGCCGGGTCCGGCCAGCCGGGCGAGGTGCTGGGCGTCACTGAAAGCGGCCTGACCGTCGCCGCGCGCGACGGCGCCGTGCTGATCCGCACCGTGCAGCCCGAGGCCCGCAAGGCGCAGCCCGCGCACACCTGGGCGCAGGGCGCAGGCGTGACGCGCGGCACCCGCCTCGACGTGTGGGAACCGACCCAGAGCTGA
- a CDS encoding AAA family ATPase: MSDAFLILGAPAAGKSTVARALTRRFTRGVHIPVDDVRHMVTSGLVDMSFEISDHLLAQLALAHEAAALMARTYTRGGFTVALDDFWFGAQPEADYTRVLGPDLHLVLLRPQRAAALARLAARGTDGDSFRPLLEQAIAFVDDELERHPKTGWHVIDSTRLTVEETVDAILHATGVQPR; encoded by the coding sequence ATGAGCGACGCCTTCCTGATCCTGGGTGCGCCCGCTGCCGGGAAGAGCACGGTGGCCCGGGCACTGACGCGCCGCTTCACGCGGGGCGTGCACATCCCGGTGGATGACGTGCGGCACATGGTGACGTCCGGGCTGGTGGACATGAGTTTCGAGATCAGCGACCACCTGCTCGCCCAGCTGGCGCTGGCGCACGAGGCGGCCGCGCTGATGGCCCGCACGTACACCCGGGGCGGGTTTACCGTGGCGCTGGACGACTTCTGGTTCGGGGCGCAGCCCGAGGCGGACTACACGCGGGTGCTCGGCCCGGACCTGCACCTCGTGCTACTGCGCCCCCAGCGGGCGGCCGCGCTGGCGCGACTGGCCGCGCGGGGGACGGACGGGGACAGTTTCCGCCCGCTGCTGGAACAGGCGATCGCGTTCGTGGACGATGAACTGGAACGCCACCCGAAGACGGGCTGGCACGTCATCGACTCCACCCGACTGACGGTGGAGGAGACCGTGGACGCCATCCTGCACGCCACGGGCGTCCAGCCCCGCTGA
- a CDS encoding SDR family NAD(P)-dependent oxidoreductase: MTRAALTPRSGRTPQGAVAVVTGAAGAIGTEIALALDAAGAQLALVDLRRDGLEAVQARLSRPAQLIAADLTRAADITRIREEVIHRHGACHLLINNAGVVIVEPFETSRTDTIETELNVNLLAPALLSREFFPWLRLGRDQGGAWQQGQIVTVVSMAGIIPIAESAVYTASKFGLRGLMLALAQRFAGQGVLVSSILPGGVDTGMLRHEATHGGSPLNFLSEPQTARQVAQAVLASIHRPRLERYVPYGDGLSGRLAMLWPGLLPRLTPLMNVLGERGRQRYLKARGLTAVIPHDSARMP; encoded by the coding sequence ATGACCCGCGCCGCCCTCACTCCCCGCTCTGGCCGCACCCCGCAGGGCGCCGTGGCCGTCGTGACCGGCGCCGCCGGGGCCATCGGCACCGAGATCGCCCTGGCCCTCGACGCCGCCGGGGCGCAGCTGGCCCTGGTGGACCTGCGCCGCGACGGCCTGGAGGCCGTGCAGGCCCGCCTGAGCCGCCCCGCGCAGCTCATCGCCGCCGACCTGACCCGCGCGGCGGACATCACCCGCATCCGCGAGGAGGTCATCCACCGGCATGGCGCGTGCCACCTGCTGATCAACAACGCGGGCGTCGTGATCGTGGAACCTTTCGAGACCAGCCGGACCGACACCATCGAGACGGAACTGAACGTGAACCTGCTGGCCCCCGCGCTGCTCAGCCGCGAATTCTTCCCGTGGCTGCGCCTGGGCCGCGACCAGGGCGGCGCGTGGCAGCAGGGGCAGATCGTGACCGTCGTGTCCATGGCGGGCATCATCCCCATCGCCGAGAGCGCCGTGTACACCGCCTCGAAGTTCGGGCTGCGCGGCCTGATGCTGGCCCTCGCGCAGCGCTTCGCGGGGCAGGGTGTGCTCGTCAGCTCCATCCTGCCGGGCGGGGTGGACACCGGCATGCTGCGCCACGAGGCCACGCACGGCGGCAGCCCACTGAACTTCCTGAGCGAACCCCAGACCGCCCGGCAGGTCGCGCAGGCCGTCCTGGCCAGCATCCACCGCCCGCGACTGGAACGTTACGTGCCGTACGGGGACGGCCTGTCCGGCCGACTGGCGATGCTGTGGCCCGGCCTGCTGCCCCGCCTGACGCCGCTGATGAACGTCCTCGGGGAACGCGGCCGCCAGCGGTACCTGAAAGCGCGTGGCCTGACAGCCGTCATCCCGCACGACTCTGCCCGGATGCCCTGA
- a CDS encoding flavin-containing monooxygenase, translating to MNEPTYLIIGAGPCGLSLARAFTQAGLSYEQVERHTDVGGIWDIENPGTPMYRSAHFISSKTTSAFLGFPMPADYPDYPTNRQILAYLRSFARTFGLYGRIRFGVGVLDVQEMPGGWQVAFTDGQVRTYAGVICATGTNWEPQMPELPGVFGGEVRHSVTYTSPDEFRGRRVLVLGAGNSGCDIACDAARSADAAFISMRRGYHFIPKRVFGRPADTLAAGGPHLPAFIERPVMQGLLRLVTGDLTKLGLPKPDHRLFESHPIVNDQLLHHLAHGDIRVKGDVARLDGPDVVFRDGTREAVDLIICATGYTMNIPYARRYFEWKSERPDLYLTMFNRAHHNLFGLGYLETDGSLYPLADWMAHLLTQYLLEQRAYPGGPQPFDTLIREDRTDLSGGAHVDSPRHALYVQRRAFLTHLRALCRRLNWPEPDEAALSVPARQAVSA from the coding sequence ATGAACGAACCCACGTACCTGATCATCGGGGCCGGACCCTGCGGCCTGTCCCTCGCACGCGCCTTCACGCAGGCGGGCCTGTCCTACGAGCAGGTGGAACGCCACACCGACGTGGGCGGCATCTGGGACATCGAGAACCCGGGCACGCCCATGTACCGCTCGGCACACTTCATCTCGTCGAAGACCACCTCGGCGTTCCTGGGGTTCCCCATGCCCGCCGACTACCCCGACTACCCCACCAACCGGCAGATCCTCGCGTACCTGCGGTCGTTCGCGCGGACGTTCGGGCTGTACGGCCGCATCCGCTTCGGGGTGGGTGTCCTGGACGTGCAGGAGATGCCGGGCGGCTGGCAGGTGGCCTTCACGGACGGGCAGGTCCGCACGTACGCCGGGGTGATCTGCGCGACCGGCACGAACTGGGAACCGCAGATGCCGGAACTGCCCGGCGTGTTCGGCGGCGAGGTCCGCCACAGCGTCACGTACACCAGCCCCGACGAGTTCCGGGGGCGGCGCGTGCTGGTGCTGGGCGCCGGGAATTCCGGGTGCGACATCGCCTGCGACGCCGCCCGCAGCGCCGACGCGGCGTTCATCAGCATGCGGCGCGGGTACCACTTCATTCCCAAGCGGGTGTTCGGGCGGCCCGCCGACACCCTGGCGGCCGGGGGTCCGCACCTCCCGGCGTTCATCGAGCGGCCCGTCATGCAGGGCCTGCTGCGCCTCGTGACCGGCGACCTGACGAAACTGGGCCTGCCGAAACCCGACCACCGCCTGTTCGAATCGCATCCCATCGTGAACGACCAGCTGCTGCACCACCTCGCGCACGGGGACATCCGCGTGAAGGGCGACGTGGCGCGCCTGGACGGCCCGGACGTCGTGTTCCGCGACGGCACGCGCGAGGCGGTGGACCTGATCATCTGCGCCACCGGGTACACCATGAACATCCCCTACGCCCGCCGGTACTTCGAATGGAAATCCGAACGCCCGGACCTGTACCTGACCATGTTCAACCGCGCGCACCACAACCTGTTCGGGCTGGGGTACCTGGAAACCGACGGGTCCCTGTACCCCCTGGCCGACTGGATGGCGCACCTGCTCACGCAGTACCTGCTGGAGCAGCGGGCGTACCCCGGCGGGCCGCAACCCTTCGACACCCTGATCCGCGAGGACCGCACCGACCTGTCCGGCGGCGCGCACGTGGACAGCCCCCGGCACGCGCTGTACGTGCAGCGCCGCGCGTTCCTGACGCACCTGCGCGCCCTGTGCCGCCGCCTGAACTGGCCCGAACCGGACGAGGCGGCCCTGAGCGTCCCCGCCCGCCAGGCGGTGAGCGCATGA